The sequence atGTATATAGAAAGGTAAAGTTGTCTCTTTGCagtatctatagatatttttagGCTCTAGGGAGTatatttctaaactgcgggtttgaaaaagtggagatgttgcttatagcaaccaatcaaccgtgctgccccaatttagtaaatatacccttaagtctCTGACTGATTGGCCACCCTTGGTCTAATGGTTAGGTATGTATTGTGCGGGTGCTGGAAGCAGGCTTAACTTTGGGTATCTATTGTCATGTAACAGCTTTGTTTTTAGAATAGGCCTATTTTATTTGCTTACAGGAATTGTATGGATACAAAAcatgtatagaaaatatatatatagaaaatttatgaatattgtatatattgtcaCAGAAGTGCTGGGAAAGAAGTGAATGGCATGTATATCAGTCCTAGATTcctgttatttgtattttaaaacaccagggagattgtttaggTGTATGGGTAAAGCTTCCCAGTGCAGGTATCACAGCAGTCTAATCAGGAGGTGCACCTGTGTGGTGCCTGTAAAAGGCTGCATCTCTGATCACTCTCTCActgtctggggaggaggtcagatgacTCCTGAGAGAAACTGTAAATTTGATCTGTAAGTCACACtgtttggtttaagtgagggacactaggTCCCTCATTCTAGAGAGGTAATACCTCtttattagctagtagccagatggcaaggattttctttgttttgtttacaagttGGTGAATAAAACTAACTAAGGCTATTGAATCTGAAACACTGGACTTATGTGATTCatctggctgaagtgcaaccgtCTACTCCAGAGGACGGTAACCCCAATACGAACTTGTGACAGTATGTATATAAATTGCAAAAGTGCAGTGTCAATGTTGTTTCGCAACATTAGGTCACTAAATTGTGTAAATTCCCACGTTTTATGGGGAAGCACATGGATTTGCGGACCAAGTCTACTGCTTCTATGAGGATGGAAAAGATTATGATGAAGTTAGGTGTATCAAGGGTTATTCCTGTGGCGATGTGACGCACCCTTTCTGCACTAAGTGCAGATTTCACATTCACAAAAAACATTTCCTATTTTACAGATGGGCGCACATGCTTTTCATCATAACAAAATGACTTGAGTTCTATATCTGGTCAAAGGTGCTGGAATTCCGATATTTTTAATGGGACAAATGTTGcatcttccagttgcacttttgcAGCAAAGCATATTTGTAGGTGCAATTCTACCAATGTAATTAAAACCTTGAAACACACAAATCAGACATATTACTctgatgattaatttaagacttaAACACAGATAAGCTgagaagtattttaggagaaaaatggaattGTTCATTTTAATGAAGGAAGCAGGTTGGCTTTTGTAATGACATTGATTGGACTTTGTAGAGAtgttttactctttccaccatggAAAGAGTAAATGTTCCACAGACCGGGAAGTAGGAGTACACCTTAAAATATGCTACGTGAAAAAGTAGGCCCATTTAAATTATTTCAATATGAAACAATTAGATGCTGCATTTTAAATGTGGAGTGAAAAGATCCTGTTTAACACCTCCCCTTGTATTGCAGACTGAACCGTTATTCTGAAACATATAATAGTATTTATAATGATGACTGGATACCTTGTGGCTAAATGGGTGACATTCCTCTccttcctgccccattggagtgcACATTCGTAGTCCACGTAACCATAGACTGATTGCACAGCAAGTTCCAACCCCACACTGCAGATCTCTCTCACAAGCCTAATGTGATTCAAAAAGATATCAATTTATTATATAAGGATATCATATACAAACAACCAAATAAGAAAACTAATACCTGTTAACAACATTAAAATAGATATACATTGTATTGAAATGTTGCATCATTTCAGAAAGCCTATTACTGTAGTAAAGCGCCAAATTGAGATCTAATAATTCCTTTCCATAACTGAtctaaaaaaaatcccatttCCTTACATGCATTTGAGATAGCaggaagacctgggggtaaatgtattaaggttcaATTTAAAATTTTGCCTGCAAAGTCACTGAATAACGGTGATTTGGGCCAGGCAACGGTTTCATATTTTGCCTCCTAGAAAAACATATGTTTTTCAACTCTTGTTAGAAGCACTTTCTGTTCTTTTACATGTTGGGATCATTGGCTACAAAAATAGTAAAATTAGAATATACAAGTTGATTATTTAATTGATTAAGTTCTTGAAACGGGCAAGAAAAAATTTGATTGCACAAGCATAGTGCTTTAGGATACGACTTACTGAAATTATTTACCCTGCTTTTATTCCAATATTTTCAGTACAATACATCTAATGCATGGTTATTTTTTCAgttatcaatattttattatttttggcactagatatgtatatttacatatatatatatatatatatatatatatatatgtgtgtgtatatatatatatgtatgtatatatgtatgtatgtatgtatatatgtatgtatgtatgtataatatatatatatatatatatatatatatatatatatatatataatgtcatagaggtttatttgccacacctctcctgcataagGCCAGGTGAGGTCCCTGGGAATCTGCAGTTACAAGGTTAAGCCTCTGCAGTATAAAACTCCTAGActgaacacacacaggtggaggatGGTATCTAATTAagtaattagaccaaagggagggattttgtatatttaaacttgtatttgTGCAAGGCGACTGATGACAGTTAGCTGGCCGGTGACTACATAGGTGAGCTGTGTCTAGCTAGAGTGAGGATCACCTGGTGCCATTCTGACAAAAGTCTGCTGTGCCGTTTTTTGAAACACTTTTGATGATGGAACCGATCTGGACATTCATCCTCCTCCTACTCCTTATTAACTTCCCTTCCTTTTCTTACATACTGCTCCTGGATTACCTATTGTTTTGTAGAAGTTTTATGGTTTCTGATGCCTGTGAATCTGACCTTTTCTGCTGCTACACTTGTTTCACTAGGCACTGATATTTGGTTAATTTAGCTTCCTGCTATGTTTTACGCAGTCCCTTGAAGCGCAGTATCCATTTCTCTCCCCTCGTTTGCCCCTTGTTCCTTTTTGTTTTCCCCCTCCTTCGTTTGTCTTCGATTTCATCTACCTTTTTATTGCATATTATAGTATATGCAgaaaacgttaaaaaaaaaacaacaaagctcAATTTCTCCAAGTAAGAAGTTGTCTATGTCTGCCACTTGCCGGGTGTCAGTATCCCAatatatatggagatatatatatatatatatatctccatttatctatctatattagaCACAGTTATCATAAATGTCATCAACTATTATAAAAATCTGCCATAATTGATGTCATACTACATCAGCATGCAACGCTATCCCCCTCGTATTATAAGATATATTATCCAAAGACCTCAACTATTTTTAAGTTCATTCTAATATGTTTGTAATGCATTTTAATAGTAGATCCTAGCTTAACTTTTTGCCAGTTACAGTATTAATAGTCACAATGAATGTAAGTCAAGTAGTTTGTAGTTGCAAATGGTAGGTTTTCACATATGCTGTAATttgtaatacagtatatatatatatatatatatatatatatatatatatatacatagatatactaCACATTACAGCATGTAAAAAACAACCACTTACAATGTTAGAAATCGATACACAAGAAATTTCTCACTTTTCTACATTTctccctctctcatatatatatatatatatatatatatatatatatatatatatatatatatatatatatatatatatatatatacacacacacacacacatgctcttGGATTTTGTAATATTGTGCAGACAGATGACAGTTTGTAGTTAATAAACTAAATACATGAATGTACTATTATTTGATATCAGTaacttttaattgtattttaagcATGTTACTGTGTTTATTCATATGTAGtatgtatttattcattttagtttttctgtattttattctgTCAGTAAGGATTCTATAGCCCAAAAACGGAATAGAACTGAATCTTGATAACATAAaccatattattttaaataaccaACGTTTTTTCAATGTATAGTATATTTTATGGAGTGGACAATTAGCAATTGTATTCTTTACCAATATGACTATTATTACCAATAAACATTATTAGCATACTAGTAGAACAAACATAttgaaatacatattttcaatTACTTACCCCAGTTATGACTGCACACTTTGTAAATGTGATAATCAGCAAAAGGCAAAAAATCTGCATTATAATTTTCAttgcaaattagaaaataaatatctTGGAATGGGGTACAGCTGAAGATCTTGGAGTTCTGTATTATCTTCTTCAGTCTCTATGCAGTCTGGCAGCATATTTCTTCAGCCCCTGTATATAAGGGAGACAGTTCTTCAGCTTTCCTCTGTGATGTGATGATCTTCTGAATCCATAATGAACATTAGTAAAAAAACGGTTCTTTGACAGGTCTTTCAAATGAGAGGTGACAAAGACTTAGAGATTGGTAGCACTAGGACATCACTCACTCTTTATAGCAATGGTTCTTTATATTCTGATATTtagttttgctgttttttttgttttttttaaatgttatcatAAAGAGAACTGTTCAATGTGCAGAATATCATATGTATATCACAGTAGGTAATTAGACCAAGcaaactacactacagaaaatttctcccgatgcattattgttaatgattttaccagtgactgaaagtcccgatcagcatgctgattcatgcgtacacactatacacattttataagatttaccttcaggtctgtgctcttcatctgtcataaccatcggctgaaaagatcatgactccgtaatctctatggagatctgcctacaatgCTGGTTGTGATTGCATATACACTACAGAATTGGAACGGCATCATTCTATCATTTACCAAGATTTTTGgtccgtttataaaataaaattatgcgatgtgctttggtacgataaaacatagTTGTGGAAGCATacatactaatgcgatatcgggccgagcggtcgtttatcgtgtgatcaacacgataatcaggtgaaaaatctgtagtgtctacccagcctTATTGTAGAGCAGTTGTCCTTGCAGGTAATCTACATCAGGGATTAGTTATGCCTGAAGGCTCTGGAAAATTTATATGAATACACTAAAAGGCTAATTAAGACATAAAAGGTTTACAGCCTGTTCCTTGGATTTAATATTTTTGCATGCTTCAAATATTCTGGGGTAGAATATCCCAGCTCGTGACCCCAGGAACtgttaacagtgcatgttttctagtTTTCTTTACATGAGAAATAATGAGCACATACAATATAGCTCTTAACTAATTGCTCTCTTGAATATATGTAACATttacaaaagaagaagaagaagaaaatgagTATTCTTATTGGAGGCACTCAGACCAATCACAAAATCAAAAGTTCTATATTTTAGTATTATTCATTTAATATGGCATACATAATCAATTTTAGGAGTCAAATATGCCAGTAAAATATTAGAAAACTTATTGATTAAAATATAGTAAACATGATtgtggaaaaaaagagaaaagtgtcttaaaatgtattaattaaaagAAAGTGAGAGTTTCTTTCCTAATAGTCAAAAATACTTAAGAAGGAACTGTTTAAGAAGGAACATGTAGTTTTATCCTATTTATccaaaatgtattgatttatataATAATCTGAGATATAGCCTTCATAAATGCTTTACTAGAAAGAGTTAATCAGAGAAATAGCATTGTAATTTGTCATCAAATTGTAATCTGATTTAGTCTCACTATGTGTTAAATAGGAGGTGGTCTTCttaatatttctttattcatgTATTGTTCATAGTCACATATCaacctgtatgtatgtgtatattcagcaaattggataaagtcatttcaattaaaatcgagcaaacttggttgtctttgtttgaaaagatgcgtacagtacgcaacggcgtggaagggcgtacgcagctgcaacacgtggcaacaacagtatttagtcttttacatactttcgcacaaacacgcacacttgtaaaatagtacacattaatggtagttgcaatacatagtcatttatgtcgaaatatagtagaatttatatgtaatattaaaagttataggcatatcagtaaaacatatggtacacgttgaaggaatctagtcatgtgtggtatcatactaatcctcttcgcatttgcaactgtccggttcactctgcgaaggaatcgcagagtgcatacgcaagttatcaATGTTAAGGCATTATGGACTAGtatgatgagtaatcttggcgggaagatcagagtttatcccctggagagatgaccccctcctttggattcctgagcttaaactagcctatgatctgcaaccccctggaccctcctgatgcctggaccaatagaagcaagccacacctttgcattgttttactgtatctctgtttgcatataagcagcagctcctcatccagagttcagtcaactagaccacagacttcaggactgaatgactgttcacttgatccagagcgcctgcgataagtaacggctgtacttactattatttcgcttagatatatatactgctactttttgagaataaatctttgtgcgttgaaaacacaaatcgagattcgacaatcattattggatagcgacaaaacgctcttaacaaaatatatatatatatatatatatatatatatatatataaacctgtaTATTCTCATCAAAAAGTGCATCTCTCAAATTCACAATGCAGGGTGTGTCACAGGGAATTGAAATAGTTGCACAGTTGCAGTGTTAAATCTGTAATCCTGTTGTATATTCTCGCCAAtcagtagggggtaaatgtatcaatctgcagtTGCTTTAAACTGCCGattctcagttttttttttattaaaggcaaaacccgaTGGTGCTTACATGCTATTTCAAACTAATCTTCCATGTACCTTCACTATACCTTACATACTTGTCaccttttatttttcaaatgctGTGTCCTGTTGTATTTGGGTAGTCTCTTTGGCAAATATACAAGGGGTGTCTTTGGTCAGTCATACTTGCAAGTTGCTGAGAAGACATATGCACAGCATACTGCAATTTAGTACTACTGTCATTTCCTTGCATGGTTGTTCTTATATTTAGTCATTAATGTCACGCGCCGGTCTGCCGTGGCATCTGCCCGGGAGCTGGCGCACTTACCTGTTCCTTGACTGACTCCTCAGTGGTAACCCGCAGATCATCTCACCATtaccactccttagtggtaacctACAGATCATCACTATTTCCACTCCTCAGTCGTAACCGCAGATCATCTCTTatctccactcctcagtggtaacccGCAGATCATCTCATcatttccactcctcagtggtaaccgCAGATCATCTCACCATTTCCACTCCTCTGTGGTAACGGCTACAGACTACCGCAGTTCATCATACTCACCTATATTTCTCCATGAGGTACTATCTGTAaatccttcgctctctctctctcactgttcactgggaacttccctagtctaaattcccttgCGGAAATCCCTGGCAAAAACCATCCActttgttagactctgtgcctctgggTGTAGTCACACCAATCCCAGCTGAACTGTAAGGATCCAATCCCTCTTCATTTGTAGCGTGACAATTAATCACTGACGGCTGATATATTCCTTTGTTTGCTctattaattataatattaattaaacaTGCTCACACATCAAGATTGCTTTAAAAGCACAGCCCAAAAATACTAAGATAAGTCACTGTCTACAATTTAAGCAATGAAACTCAAAGGGTTGCTTAGTGCTATACTAGCACTAAGCAATCATAGCATAAATTCATCTAGCCATGATGAGATTTATGAGGAGAGAAATAGTCATACTGAAATGAGCCACATAACTGCTGGGCAATAACCTTACTTAGGCATCATTGACCATAAAATATTGAAGATCAACCCAGATCCTCCATTAGCAGCAGCTGCACTTGAAAATCAAAAACTTTAGATATAATGCTCTCATTTAGTGTTCCTATAGATATAAAGTCAGTAATATCAACAACAGCACAGCAGTATTCAGTTAAAACTTAAGAAACATATTTACTGGTGTTACAGTGTCACCAGTGTAGACAAACCAGTAAAACAGGTTTGTTAAGtggaaagtgtaaaaatagacaATCATGTGCTCAAAACCTAATGCAAAGCTCTGATCCTGAAGAaagttatattaataatattgagAGGGAGACAGTGCAAGAGGAGGCAAATATAGTTTACTTACAGATGTAGATGGTGCtcttgatggtgatgatgacaataGGTTAATTCATATTCTCCTCAGTTGCTATTCCCAAGGCTGACACTCTCCCCTCCCAGCATAAAGTGCTGCTGCATCCCCCTAATACAGTTCTGCTTGGTGTGATGATTATATTATCATGGTATTTTCATGATGATTTTTAATGTTGCTGCATTGACAGTGCCACCAGTGATAGTGACAATGATAAAGCATCTAGAATTAGGATTAACCATTGTATTTCTGGTCATGATGATAGGTCAAACTCAGTCAAGTCAACTAATGGTGACGGTGAATTCATGTAGGATTGAGGAACAACAAGCAAATCACAATCAACTTGTGCAATgttgttaggggttaggggtgttaggggaattagggttaggagttagggttaatcCTAATtgtaaccctaaccttaacccctaaaataatacttacaggacataaatgacaggcgggtccatccagcgccgctttaaaccAAGTAGCTGAgtctgatgacgtcattttctccagTCGGCAAGAGACCGAATCGTGATGTGTAGTAATCTTGATTCcagtaagtagttttttttacagGTCGGTGTAGTACTCAATCGACCTCCTCATGTCGTTCTCtcttctgtcggggtagtcagtactgtgaaactgactaccaccagtGACAGACAGTTGGTAAGAGATCAAAGCTGGACCAGGTAGAGCAAACTCTGTAGCAGTAGTGTAGTACAGCAAGGTAAAGCAGGATTTTATTAGCTGAAGTGGTACAGCACACTCAGAGGAATCCAAAGCTGTAATCAGTGAAACACTGAATCGGATACACTGAAGAACCACTGCACACAGGAGAAttgccgggtcggatacactggagcacagacagcagagtagGCGGTATGTATAGCCGGGGTCGGATAaacaggagcacagacagcagagtagtTGGTATGGatagctgggtcggatacacagaagcagaggtcaaacaagccaaaggtAATACACAGGAAAACACCAGAATGCTGCACAAGGATACAGAGAGAGAGCCAGATGCCAAGTAGTATCTTGTTGTTCTGACAAGGCtacagtgtccaggtgagcttaatatagtctgcaGATAGTATaggccgcctcccagccacgaacatgtgaccgcccaaaccaCGAAGTGTTGAGCTGTACACAAAGGCAGTGAGATaagcagcacaggagcaggtaagtttgtgacacTCATAAATTGGGTGGGAGCAGTCTTGTCTCAGTAAGCCTCTTCTTTGAAGCTTCATCCTTTTGGATTTTAC is a genomic window of Mixophyes fleayi isolate aMixFle1 chromosome 2, aMixFle1.hap1, whole genome shotgun sequence containing:
- the PROK1 gene encoding prokineticin-1, whose amino-acid sequence is MKIIMQIFCLLLIITFTKCAVITGACERDLQCGVGTCCAISLWLRGLRMCTPMGQEGEECHPFSHKVPFYGKRLHHTCPCIPSLVCSKFLNGKYRCSIDFKNINFQ